A stretch of Lysobacter sp. K5869 DNA encodes these proteins:
- a CDS encoding aspartyl/asparaginyl beta-hydroxylase domain-containing protein, producing the protein MNAQVDQLVQSAGLASRAGRWQEAERLWQQVRALDPRHPQALYSLGIHALQRGDAVAAQELLQAAHNAAPQDPMILLSIGVVERERGNAPGEWNAIQAALTRDPYFLAGLLAKASWLERNGNPREAAQAYRNALTVAPPQPHWPEMLRAQLEHAQRKVEDYRDEFSAFLEHRIGGPREALAFGARGRWQEAASIMVGRSKPYLSDCNQLCVPRLPAIPFFDREQFAWVPELESRTYDILREMRQVLRDEQAEFTPYIEYQPGDPVNQWRELNHSRRWSTYKLWSYSQPVDAHLARCPATRAALEAVDMADIADVCPNAMFSALAPHTHIPPHHGETNARLVAHLPLIVPEKCAYRVGFERREWKVGETLIFDDSIEHEARNDSDDLRVVLIFDVWNPLLSLAERAMVDAMMKAHREFLAGAQR; encoded by the coding sequence TTGAACGCACAAGTCGATCAATTGGTTCAGTCCGCCGGGCTGGCCTCGCGCGCGGGCCGCTGGCAGGAGGCCGAGCGTTTGTGGCAGCAGGTGCGGGCGTTGGATCCGCGGCATCCGCAGGCGCTCTACAGCCTCGGCATCCATGCGCTGCAGCGCGGCGACGCGGTCGCCGCGCAGGAGCTGCTGCAAGCCGCGCACAACGCCGCGCCGCAGGATCCGATGATCCTGCTGTCGATCGGCGTGGTCGAGCGCGAGCGCGGCAACGCGCCGGGCGAGTGGAACGCGATCCAGGCCGCGCTGACCCGCGATCCCTACTTCCTCGCCGGCCTGCTGGCCAAGGCCTCGTGGCTGGAGCGCAACGGCAACCCGCGCGAGGCCGCGCAGGCCTATCGCAACGCCCTGACCGTGGCGCCGCCGCAGCCGCACTGGCCGGAGATGCTGCGCGCGCAGCTCGAACACGCGCAGCGCAAGGTCGAGGATTACCGCGACGAGTTCAGCGCCTTCCTCGAACACCGCATCGGCGGCCCGCGCGAGGCGCTGGCGTTCGGCGCGCGCGGGCGCTGGCAGGAAGCGGCGTCGATCATGGTCGGACGCAGCAAGCCGTATCTGTCGGACTGCAATCAGCTGTGCGTGCCGCGCTTGCCTGCGATTCCGTTCTTCGACCGCGAGCAGTTCGCCTGGGTGCCGGAGCTGGAAAGCCGCACCTACGACATCCTGCGCGAGATGCGTCAGGTGTTGCGCGACGAGCAGGCCGAGTTCACGCCCTACATCGAGTACCAGCCCGGCGATCCGGTCAATCAGTGGCGCGAGCTCAACCACTCGCGGCGCTGGAGTACGTACAAGCTGTGGAGCTATTCGCAGCCGGTGGACGCGCATCTGGCGCGCTGCCCGGCCACGCGCGCGGCGCTGGAGGCGGTGGACATGGCCGACATCGCCGACGTCTGCCCGAACGCGATGTTCTCCGCGCTGGCGCCGCACACCCACATTCCGCCGCATCACGGCGAGACCAACGCGCGGCTGGTCGCGCACTTGCCGCTGATCGTGCCGGAGAAGTGCGCGTACCGGGTCGGCTTCGAGCGGCGCGAGTGGAAGGTCGGCGAGACCTTGATCTTCGACGATTCGATCGAGCACGAGGCGCGCAACGACAGCGACGACTTGCGCGTGGTGTTGATCTTCGACGTGTGGAACCCGTTGCTGTCGCTGGCCGAGCGGGCGATGGTCGACGCGATGATGAAGGCGCATCGCGAGTTTCTGGCCGGCGCGCAGCGCTGA
- a CDS encoding DUF4097 family beta strand repeat-containing protein, producing MIPAAFRNRSVPRTAAPGLLALALAAALPAFAAAPINETRPLDPLGSVEIDNVKGSIQVRVWDRPEVKIEGSLGDGVEKLAIEGDKQQLSIKVRYPNRGSGIGFLAGGDKSEPSDLKITLPLRARLDIDAVSANVDVNGVASRELKIDSVSGDVVVAGAPREASIESVSGDLKLTLNSPKVAAQTVSGDLELRGRLSGEVSVETVSGSVDMSAYESSLNRISGESVSGDLRIAAALNSGGEIGLKTVSGDVRLRLPRSLSAVVRGESFSGDLRAPDAQIQRPKHGPGSSFEQRYGSGSGRVRMETFSGDAELALE from the coding sequence ATGATTCCCGCCGCCTTCCGCAACCGCAGCGTTCCGCGCACCGCCGCACCCGGCTTGTTGGCCCTGGCCCTGGCCGCGGCGCTGCCGGCGTTCGCCGCCGCGCCCATCAACGAAACCCGCCCGCTCGATCCCTTGGGCAGCGTCGAGATCGACAACGTCAAGGGCTCGATCCAGGTCCGCGTCTGGGACCGTCCCGAGGTCAAGATCGAAGGCTCGCTCGGCGACGGCGTCGAGAAGCTGGCGATCGAGGGCGACAAGCAGCAACTGTCGATCAAGGTGCGCTATCCCAACCGCGGCAGCGGCATCGGCTTCCTCGCCGGCGGCGACAAGAGCGAGCCCAGCGATCTGAAGATCACTTTGCCGCTGCGCGCGCGCCTGGACATCGACGCGGTCTCGGCCAACGTCGACGTCAACGGCGTGGCCTCGCGCGAGCTCAAGATCGACAGCGTCAGCGGCGACGTGGTCGTCGCCGGCGCGCCGCGCGAGGCCAGCATCGAAAGCGTCAGCGGCGATCTCAAGCTGACCCTCAACTCGCCCAAGGTGGCGGCGCAGACGGTCAGCGGCGATCTCGAACTGCGCGGCCGCCTCAGCGGCGAGGTGTCGGTGGAGACGGTGTCCGGCTCGGTCGACATGAGCGCGTACGAGTCGAGCTTGAATAGGATTTCCGGCGAATCGGTGTCGGGCGATCTGCGCATCGCCGCGGCGCTCAATTCCGGCGGCGAGATCGGTTTGAAGACGGTCAGCGGCGATGTGCGCCTGCGCCTGCCGCGCAGTCTCTCGGCGGTGGTGCGCGGGGAAAGCTTCAGCGGCGACCTGCGCGCGCCGGACGCGCAGATCCAGCGGCCCAAGCACGGCCCGGGGTCGAGCTTCGAGCAGCGCTACGGCAGCGGCAGCGGCCGGGTGCGGATGGAGACCTTCTCCGGCGATGCGGAGCTGGCGCTGGAGTGA
- a CDS encoding sigma-70 family RNA polymerase sigma factor yields MLTAVNDTMPDAAAPALDADADQALVAQAAAGGVAAFEALYRRHASRIHGVIARLVGYHGARAEDLTQEAFVRAWQALPNFRFESAFGTWLHRLAVNTALMELRGRRSRPLEDSDEDAFEVIGSADSAGHVTALSMDLERAVASLPPRARAVLVLYDVEGWKHEEIAAELGMAVGSSKAQLHRARSLLRVRLGEQA; encoded by the coding sequence GACGCCGCCGCCCCCGCGCTCGATGCCGACGCCGACCAGGCCCTGGTCGCGCAGGCCGCCGCCGGCGGCGTGGCCGCCTTCGAGGCGCTGTACCGCCGCCATGCCAGCCGCATCCACGGCGTCATCGCGCGCCTGGTGGGCTATCACGGCGCCCGCGCCGAGGACCTGACCCAGGAAGCCTTCGTCCGCGCCTGGCAGGCGCTGCCGAACTTCCGCTTCGAGTCGGCGTTCGGCACCTGGCTGCACCGGCTCGCGGTCAACACCGCGCTGATGGAGTTGCGCGGCCGCCGCAGCCGTCCGCTGGAGGACAGCGACGAGGACGCGTTCGAGGTCATCGGCAGCGCCGATTCGGCCGGCCACGTCACCGCGCTGTCGATGGATCTGGAACGCGCCGTCGCCAGCCTGCCGCCGCGCGCCCGCGCCGTGTTGGTGCTGTACGACGTGGAAGGCTGGAAGCACGAAGAGATCGCCGCCGAACTGGGCATGGCGGTCGGCAGTTCCAAAGCGCAATTGCACCGCGCGCGCAGCCTGCTGCGCGTCCGGCTCGGAGAACAGGCATGA